In Candidatus Angelobacter sp., the following proteins share a genomic window:
- a CDS encoding HlyD family secretion protein, producing the protein MKTDKSTLDEEPDRVLTGSVATKATRGNRKSKWLPWPGLVALTLLLYWGLGFVMDSLTHETTDDAFIEAHVVSIAPKISGQVSAVHVADNQLIKRGGLLVEIDPRDYEMRLAQKRASAQTSDANLKTVFSAFDLMKAKVDTAEASAKEARAEADASQAVAARAGADFNRGQQLFNDGAISRQEFDHAQSATKETDAKWKADEQKAIEEASKVAEAGAQLAAAKTVVELAQAQIKQAQTDVNSAELDLSYTKIFAPCDGRVTRKSVEAGSYVQSGQTLLAIVPDDLWMIANFKETQLAHIRPRQAVDIEIEALPGRYFHGHVDSIQAGSGSRFSLLPPENAVGNFVKVVQRVPVKILFDEPIDAERVIGPGMSVLASVRVKDEIVPRWTVALIAALLAVAVGFGARIAAARINNRLPGNP; encoded by the coding sequence ATGAAAACTGACAAATCAACCCTGGATGAAGAACCGGATCGAGTTCTGACCGGGTCGGTGGCAACGAAGGCGACCCGGGGGAACAGGAAGTCGAAGTGGCTCCCCTGGCCGGGACTTGTTGCCCTCACGCTGCTGCTGTACTGGGGTCTGGGTTTTGTGATGGACTCTTTGACCCACGAAACGACGGACGACGCGTTTATCGAAGCGCATGTCGTCTCCATTGCCCCAAAAATCTCCGGTCAGGTCTCCGCAGTGCATGTTGCGGACAATCAACTCATCAAACGCGGCGGGCTGCTTGTCGAGATTGACCCGCGCGACTACGAGATGCGGCTGGCGCAGAAACGCGCCTCGGCGCAGACGAGTGACGCGAATCTCAAAACCGTCTTCAGCGCCTTTGATCTGATGAAGGCAAAGGTGGACACGGCGGAAGCCAGCGCGAAAGAAGCGCGCGCCGAGGCCGACGCTTCGCAGGCGGTTGCTGCGCGCGCCGGGGCCGACTTCAATCGAGGCCAGCAGCTCTTCAACGATGGAGCTATTTCACGGCAGGAGTTTGATCATGCCCAGTCAGCAACCAAAGAGACCGACGCGAAGTGGAAAGCGGACGAGCAAAAGGCAATCGAGGAGGCTTCCAAGGTTGCCGAGGCCGGGGCGCAGCTCGCCGCCGCGAAGACGGTCGTCGAACTGGCCCAGGCACAGATCAAACAGGCGCAGACCGACGTGAATTCCGCCGAACTGGACCTGTCCTACACAAAAATATTCGCCCCATGCGATGGCCGCGTGACGCGCAAGTCGGTCGAGGCGGGCAGCTATGTGCAGTCCGGTCAGACGTTGCTCGCGATTGTCCCCGACGACCTGTGGATGATCGCCAACTTCAAAGAGACCCAACTCGCGCACATCCGTCCTCGCCAGGCAGTGGATATCGAGATTGAAGCGCTGCCCGGACGCTATTTTCATGGCCACGTGGACAGCATTCAGGCAGGCAGTGGCTCGCGGTTCAGCCTGTTGCCACCCGAAAATGCCGTCGGCAATTTCGTCAAGGTGGTTCAGCGTGTGCCTGTCAAGATACTGTTCGACGAGCCGATTGATGCGGAGCGCGTCATCGGGCCGGGCATGTCCGTGCTGGCGAGCGTCCGCGTCAAAGATGAGATCGTCCCGCGCTGGACGGTGGCGTTGATCGCGGCCCTGCTCGCGGTCGCGGTTGGTTTTGGCGCTCGGATCGCTGCGGCGCGGATCAACAATCGCCTGCCCGGGAA